A part of Streptomyces sp. NBC_01451 genomic DNA contains:
- a CDS encoding 2-oxoglutarate and iron-dependent oxygenase domain-containing protein — translation MTEPQTFPLPPTVGGGDADRLLGRALIAASQVDGIFQIQATPDQDAATVRALDASRAFVGRPLKEKARYVSDLTHSGYAASGEEETAGEKDGSEIFTTLLSTPHKVRLADRERFTMAYFHEPSFRAVARPLDASGSDEFIHYGTHFTNMFMRCCPDRSTTARIEREDRLAVLEGLREEALNS, via the coding sequence ATGACCGAACCGCAGACCTTCCCACTGCCCCCGACCGTCGGAGGCGGTGACGCCGACCGGTTACTCGGCCGGGCGCTCATCGCGGCCTCGCAGGTCGACGGTATCTTCCAGATCCAGGCCACTCCCGACCAGGATGCCGCCACCGTACGAGCCCTGGACGCGTCCAGGGCCTTTGTCGGCCGCCCGCTCAAGGAGAAGGCCCGGTACGTCTCCGACCTCACCCACAGCGGATATGCCGCATCCGGTGAGGAGGAGACAGCCGGGGAGAAGGACGGCTCGGAGATCTTCACCACCCTTCTCTCGACTCCGCACAAGGTGCGCCTGGCCGACCGCGAGCGATTCACCATGGCGTACTTCCATGAACCGTCGTTCCGGGCCGTCGCGCGCCCCCTGGACGCATCCGGGTCGGACGAGTTCATCCACTACGGCACGCACTTCACCAACATGTTCATGCGCTGCTGCCCCGACCGCTCGACCACCGCGCGCATCGAGCGGGAGGACCGGCTCGCCGTCCTGGAGGGGCTCCGCGAGGAAGCCCTCAACTCCTGA
- a CDS encoding zinc-ribbon domain-containing protein: MIIFGTKGYLYQLAILTLVCGHCGNPSAHALRKRVTKFTLFFVPLFPFSTKYTTQCTFCGAEQKVTKEQAEQMQGVGGAVGGRTDTPPQQSYRP, from the coding sequence ATGATCATTTTTGGCACCAAGGGATACCTGTACCAGCTGGCGATACTCACGCTGGTGTGCGGCCACTGCGGGAATCCCTCCGCACACGCGCTCCGGAAACGCGTCACCAAGTTCACACTGTTCTTCGTGCCCCTGTTCCCCTTCTCGACGAAGTACACGACCCAGTGCACCTTCTGCGGTGCGGAGCAGAAGGTGACCAAGGAACAGGCGGAACAGATGCAGGGCGTCGGCGGCGCTGTCGGTGGCCGTACCGACACGCCGCCGCAGCAGTCCTACCGGCCCTGA
- a CDS encoding DUF1996 domain-containing protein has protein sequence MLGGGGLVVGNVYASATEGGLGGDSAQQSRTDRTLSSGAATIDCPDVGDQLAFVPDEARSEVDSELAALDQQIAEAYQRLQESTQAMQQDSGFADSAIMSPLKEKRAATIERIAIAIDRVGDRPQGIENLAACEFRASGNQAGQWQDQNGDSQDGQGNQDGQNGQDQGDGQGDGQGDDQGGQEDQQGGNGGQAGNGPVAADFADITTVQPNVRFPSPEDNASRGTFATSCGVNANGLFNSDNVIVAPAVSNGAHHFHDYVGNQSNDAFASNDDLAAAQTSCVDQGDRSSYFWPVLRLQNGAQEQDAQSPGGGIEGNAGEIVTPSQVTMTFVGNPRGQVVAMPKLLRIITGDAKAFVNGNANVNASWSCTGFEDRQLKDKYPLCPQGSDVVRTFRFQSCWDGRNIDSANHRTHVAFADAAGNCANDFQPIPQLVQRIVYDVDAPSLQDGGRTVPLFAVDSFPEQLHKPVTDHGDFINVFDEDLMREMVDCINTGRQCGAGSSNGEDPGNTPAPTPDPSSGGTDEPTADPTVTPGGDETPEPSASPSSLPGTQAPDPASATPTKEPVEAEPRAYTSPPATQRAESAASPTDDSDGRTGGEATADEGNGNGDVTAPQTEPQTEPQAVTGDLADTGTQLWPAAIGALLLIAGFLMLRRIRHATR, from the coding sequence ATGCTGGGCGGAGGTGGACTGGTCGTGGGGAACGTGTACGCCTCGGCCACCGAAGGAGGTCTCGGCGGCGATTCGGCTCAGCAGAGCCGGACCGACCGGACACTCTCCTCGGGAGCCGCCACGATCGACTGCCCTGATGTCGGCGACCAGTTGGCCTTCGTACCGGACGAGGCGCGGTCGGAGGTCGACAGCGAACTCGCCGCCCTGGACCAGCAGATAGCCGAGGCCTACCAGCGGCTGCAGGAATCGACGCAGGCGATGCAGCAGGACAGCGGCTTCGCCGACTCCGCGATCATGAGTCCGCTCAAGGAGAAGCGGGCCGCGACCATCGAACGGATCGCGATCGCCATCGACCGGGTGGGAGACCGCCCGCAGGGCATCGAGAACCTGGCGGCCTGCGAGTTCCGCGCCTCCGGCAATCAGGCCGGGCAGTGGCAGGACCAGAACGGCGACAGCCAGGACGGTCAGGGCAATCAGGACGGTCAGAACGGTCAGGACCAGGGCGATGGCCAGGGCGACGGCCAGGGTGACGACCAGGGCGGCCAGGAGGACCAGCAGGGCGGCAACGGCGGCCAGGCCGGGAACGGACCGGTCGCCGCCGACTTCGCGGACATCACCACCGTCCAGCCCAACGTCCGGTTCCCGTCCCCGGAGGACAACGCCTCCCGCGGCACCTTCGCCACCAGCTGCGGTGTGAACGCGAACGGCCTGTTCAACTCGGACAACGTCATCGTGGCCCCCGCCGTCTCCAACGGCGCACACCACTTCCACGACTACGTCGGCAACCAGTCCAACGACGCGTTCGCGAGCAACGACGACCTGGCCGCGGCGCAGACCAGCTGCGTGGACCAGGGCGACAGATCCTCCTACTTCTGGCCCGTACTGCGCCTGCAGAACGGTGCGCAGGAACAGGACGCCCAGTCGCCCGGCGGCGGCATCGAGGGCAACGCCGGTGAGATCGTCACGCCCAGCCAGGTCACGATGACGTTCGTGGGCAACCCGCGCGGCCAGGTCGTGGCCATGCCCAAGCTGCTGCGCATCATCACCGGCGACGCCAAGGCGTTCGTCAACGGCAACGCCAACGTCAACGCCTCGTGGAGCTGCACCGGGTTCGAGGACCGGCAGCTCAAGGACAAGTACCCGCTGTGCCCCCAGGGCAGCGACGTGGTGCGCACGTTCAGGTTCCAGAGCTGCTGGGACGGCAGGAACATCGACAGCGCCAACCACCGCACCCATGTGGCCTTCGCCGACGCCGCCGGGAACTGCGCGAACGACTTCCAGCCGATTCCGCAGCTGGTGCAGCGCATCGTCTACGACGTCGACGCGCCGAGCCTCCAGGACGGCGGCCGTACGGTGCCACTGTTCGCGGTCGACTCCTTCCCCGAGCAGCTGCACAAGCCGGTCACTGACCACGGCGACTTCATCAACGTCTTCGACGAGGACCTGATGCGGGAGATGGTCGACTGCATAAACACCGGTCGGCAGTGCGGCGCCGGATCCTCGAACGGCGAGGACCCGGGAAACACCCCCGCGCCGACCCCCGACCCGTCGTCCGGCGGGACCGACGAGCCGACCGCGGACCCCACGGTCACCCCGGGCGGGGACGAGACCCCGGAGCCGTCGGCTTCTCCGTCGTCCCTCCCGGGTACGCAGGCGCCGGACCCGGCGAGCGCCACTCCCACGAAGGAGCCCGTCGAGGCGGAGCCCAGGGCCTACACGTCACCGCCGGCCACCCAGCGCGCCGAGTCGGCCGCCTCGCCGACGGACGACTCCGACGGCCGGACGGGCGGCGAGGCGACCGCGGACGAAGGCAACGGCAACGGTGACGTCACCGCCCCGCAGACCGAACCGCAGACCGAACCCCAGGCGGTCACCGGCGACCTCGCCGACACGGGAACCCAGCTGTGGCCGGCCGCAATCGGAGCGCTTCTCCTCATCGCCGGATTCCTGATGCTGCGCCGTATCCGGCACGCGACACGATGA
- a CDS encoding FAD-dependent oxidoreductase — protein MPRPLRVAIVGAGPAGIYAADALLKSAVAAEPGVSIDLFERMPAPFGLIRYGVAPDHPRIKGIITALHQVLDKPQIRLFGNVDYPGDINLDDLRAFYDAVIFSTGATADRSLDIPGVELDGSYGAADFVSWYDGHPDVPRTWPLDAEKVAVLGVGNVALDVARILAKTADELLPTEIPPNVHEGLRANKALEVHVFGRRGPAQAKFSPMELRELDHSPNIEVIVDPEDIDYDDGSIATRRGNKQADMVAKTLENWAIRDTGDRPHKLFLHFFESPTEILGEDGRVVGLRTERTALDGTGNVKGTGAFKDWDVSAVYRAVGYLSDKLPKLPWDVESGTVPDQGGRVLEETGEHLTSMYVTGWIRRGPVGLIGHTKGDANETVANLLDDYANGRLPEPASPTPEAVDAFLGERDVRFTTWEGWYRLDAAEKALGEPQGRERVKLVEREDMLRASEA, from the coding sequence ATGCCTCGCCCACTGCGGGTGGCCATTGTCGGAGCCGGCCCCGCCGGGATCTACGCCGCCGACGCGTTGCTGAAGTCCGCAGTGGCCGCGGAGCCCGGCGTGTCCATCGACCTCTTCGAGCGGATGCCGGCCCCGTTCGGGCTGATCCGGTACGGGGTGGCCCCCGACCACCCGCGCATCAAGGGCATCATCACGGCCCTGCACCAGGTGCTCGACAAGCCGCAGATCCGTCTCTTCGGCAATGTCGACTACCCGGGCGACATCAACCTCGACGACCTGCGCGCCTTCTACGACGCGGTGATCTTCTCCACGGGGGCCACGGCCGACCGCTCCCTCGACATACCCGGCGTCGAGCTGGACGGCTCGTACGGGGCCGCGGACTTCGTCTCCTGGTACGACGGACACCCGGACGTGCCGCGCACGTGGCCGCTCGACGCGGAGAAGGTCGCGGTCCTCGGGGTCGGCAACGTCGCGCTCGACGTGGCGCGGATCCTCGCCAAGACCGCGGACGAGCTGCTGCCGACCGAGATCCCGCCGAACGTCCACGAGGGGCTCAGGGCCAACAAGGCGCTCGAAGTCCACGTCTTCGGCCGACGTGGCCCGGCGCAGGCCAAGTTCAGCCCGATGGAACTGCGCGAGCTGGACCACTCCCCCAACATCGAGGTCATCGTCGACCCCGAGGACATCGACTACGACGACGGCTCGATCGCGACCCGGCGCGGCAACAAGCAGGCCGACATGGTCGCCAAGACGCTGGAGAACTGGGCCATCCGGGACACCGGCGACCGGCCCCACAAACTGTTCCTGCACTTCTTCGAGTCGCCCACCGAGATCCTCGGCGAGGACGGCAGGGTCGTCGGTCTGCGTACGGAGCGGACCGCGCTCGACGGCACCGGCAACGTCAAGGGCACCGGCGCCTTCAAGGACTGGGACGTGAGCGCGGTCTACCGTGCCGTGGGCTACCTTTCCGACAAGCTGCCCAAGCTGCCCTGGGACGTCGAGTCGGGCACCGTCCCCGACCAGGGCGGCCGGGTGCTCGAGGAGACCGGCGAGCACCTCACGTCGATGTACGTCACCGGCTGGATCCGGCGCGGCCCTGTCGGGCTGATCGGCCACACGAAGGGCGACGCCAACGAGACCGTCGCCAATCTGCTGGACGACTACGCCAACGGCCGCCTGCCCGAGCCGGCGTCGCCCACCCCGGAGGCCGTGGACGCGTTCCTCGGCGAGCGGGACGTCCGTTTCACCACCTGGGAGGGCTGGTACCGGCTGGACGCCGCGGAGAAGGCCCTGGGAGAGCCCCAGGGACGCGAGCGCGTGAAGCTCGTCGAGCGCGAGGACATGCTCCGGGCCAGCGAGGCGTAG
- a CDS encoding YkvA family protein, with protein MDSTTTVMVIVGVLAVAVLAVAATLLVRLVRTRRDLRRAGLPTGSRWVFWGAVAYLVLPTDLVPDPVYLDDIGVLLLALRSMRNQAREFGIGGRTESVPTGGPDPVVRLDKPR; from the coding sequence ATGGATTCCACCACGACAGTGATGGTGATCGTCGGGGTCCTGGCAGTGGCCGTACTGGCGGTGGCGGCGACCCTGCTGGTCCGGCTGGTCCGCACCCGCCGGGATCTGCGCCGCGCCGGTCTGCCGACGGGTTCGCGCTGGGTCTTCTGGGGCGCGGTCGCCTACCTGGTGCTGCCGACCGACCTCGTGCCCGATCCCGTCTACCTCGACGACATCGGCGTACTCCTGCTGGCGCTGCGCAGCATGCGCAACCAGGCACGGGAGTTCGGCATCGGAGGGCGGACCGAATCCGTTCCGACCGGTGGCCCGGATCCGGTCGTCCGTCTGGACAAGCCCAGATGA
- a CDS encoding DUF485 domain-containing protein, which produces MSLRNGYRRFAVLSTALAVGGFLLYVLLSNFAPGIMNQPLAGHLTLGLALGLGQFLVMAVTAWRYVRRMRTHFDPVARGLRAQLEQNRPGQHRPAEQAGARPQNTREYRTW; this is translated from the coding sequence ATGTCACTTCGGAACGGGTACCGCCGCTTCGCCGTACTGTCGACGGCGCTCGCCGTCGGCGGATTCCTGCTGTACGTCCTGTTGTCGAACTTCGCGCCCGGCATCATGAATCAGCCGCTCGCCGGTCATCTCACCCTCGGACTCGCGCTCGGACTGGGGCAGTTCCTGGTCATGGCGGTGACCGCCTGGCGCTACGTACGGCGCATGCGCACCCACTTCGATCCGGTCGCCCGCGGGCTGCGCGCGCAGTTGGAGCAGAACCGGCCAGGGCAGCACCGTCCGGCCGAACAGGCCGGGGCGCGTCCGCAGAACACGAGGGAGTACCGCACGTGGTGA
- a CDS encoding solute symporter family protein, which yields MVTIGAGVVDPFSRQLTFVLFLSVVVVTLFAALLIAPQRDEVAEFYLGNRQMSPLRNGLAMCGDYLSAATLLGSTGLVALTGYDGLLYLCGTTVAWMMVLLVIAEPLRNSGRFTLGDTLALRLPQGGRAVRLALSICTLTICCLYLVAQLVGSVALLTQFTGVPSTTTRTLCVVVIGTIVIVYASLGGMPGATFIQIVKAVMLISGVAVTAVMVLHRFDWNFNALLEAATENSGIGQRFLEPGLRYGASTTSKLDFLSLQLAIVLGLAALPHVMMRLLAPRSTNVLRSSVVWAAGLVGFVCLAAGILGLGATALVGRESIIDTDPKGDAAVLLLAQSIGGGILTALLSCLAFVTLLAVAAGLTLAAASSLAHDLYGEVIRKGRATQAEELGAARLAAVLIGVLGMALALLSWETNVSTLAFLAFAIAASALLPTLLYSLFWRRFNSRGALLSLCGGLVCSVLLVVFSPVVSSTSSSIYPSVDFAWFPLQNPGIVSIPAGFLLGWLGTVLTRRQETSAYEEFEVRALVGAGADTE from the coding sequence GTGGTGACCATCGGTGCCGGTGTCGTCGACCCGTTCAGCCGGCAACTGACCTTCGTACTGTTCCTGTCGGTCGTCGTCGTCACACTGTTCGCCGCGCTCCTGATCGCCCCGCAGCGCGACGAGGTCGCCGAGTTCTATCTCGGCAACCGGCAGATGTCCCCGCTGCGCAACGGGCTGGCGATGTGCGGGGACTACCTCTCGGCCGCGACCCTGCTGGGCAGTACCGGACTGGTCGCCCTCACCGGCTACGACGGACTGTTGTACCTGTGCGGCACGACGGTCGCCTGGATGATGGTGCTCCTGGTGATCGCCGAACCCCTGCGCAACTCCGGCAGGTTCACCCTCGGGGACACCCTGGCCCTGCGCCTGCCCCAGGGCGGACGGGCGGTCCGGCTCGCGCTCTCCATCTGCACCCTGACCATCTGCTGCCTCTATCTGGTGGCTCAACTCGTGGGCAGTGTCGCCCTGTTGACCCAGTTCACCGGCGTGCCCAGCACCACCACGCGCACCCTGTGCGTCGTCGTCATCGGCACCATCGTCATCGTGTACGCCTCACTCGGCGGCATGCCCGGCGCGACGTTCATCCAGATCGTCAAGGCCGTGATGCTGATATCCGGCGTCGCGGTCACGGCCGTCATGGTGCTGCACCGCTTCGACTGGAACTTCAACGCGCTGCTGGAGGCCGCCACCGAGAACAGCGGCATCGGACAGCGGTTCCTTGAGCCCGGACTGCGCTACGGCGCCAGCACCACCAGCAAACTCGACTTCCTCAGCCTCCAGTTGGCCATCGTGCTCGGTCTCGCCGCGCTCCCCCACGTGATGATGCGGCTGCTCGCCCCGCGCTCCACCAACGTCCTGCGCTCCTCGGTCGTGTGGGCGGCGGGCCTGGTCGGATTCGTCTGCCTGGCCGCCGGCATCCTCGGCCTGGGCGCCACCGCCCTCGTGGGCCGCGAGTCGATCATCGACACCGACCCGAAGGGCGACGCGGCCGTCCTGCTGCTCGCCCAGTCCATCGGCGGCGGGATACTCACCGCACTCCTGTCCTGCCTCGCCTTCGTCACGCTGCTCGCGGTCGCGGCCGGTCTCACCCTCGCGGCGGCCTCGTCCCTCGCCCACGACCTGTACGGCGAGGTCATCCGCAAGGGACGCGCCACCCAGGCCGAGGAACTGGGCGCGGCCCGGCTGGCGGCGGTGCTCATCGGCGTGCTGGGGATGGCGCTGGCCCTGCTGTCGTGGGAGACCAACGTCTCGACGCTCGCCTTCCTCGCTTTCGCCATCGCCGCGTCCGCCCTGCTGCCGACGCTCCTCTACAGCCTGTTCTGGCGCCGTTTCAACTCCCGTGGCGCGCTGCTCAGTCTGTGCGGAGGGCTGGTCTGCTCGGTGCTCCTGGTCGTGTTCTCACCGGTGGTCTCGTCGACCTCCTCCTCGATCTATCCGTCGGTGGACTTCGCCTGGTTCCCGTTGCAGAACCCCGGCATCGTCTCCATCCCGGCCGGCTTCCTCCTCGGCTGGCTCGGCACAGTCCTGACACGTCGTCAGGAGACATCCGCGTACGAGGAGTTCGAGGTCCGCGCGCTCGTCGGCGCCGGGGCCGACACCGAATAG
- a CDS encoding methyltransferase domain-containing protein, with the protein MGETPHARPTSEFHARNFSTADVGRLVAGLDAQDGADGVRRLRAWAQNALDPRPGEHVIDVGSGTGSQTLVLAAAVGPSGDAVGIEANPALREVAEQRAAAAGSTSRFLDGDALALPLPDATVDVVWCERVLQHLSEPDKAVGEIARVLRPGGRVVLIDSDWATALLHPGDPDAVAALMAGTLAAAANPHSGRRLPDQLSAAGLVIDDRGSQALLQDNTAVPWPLVRMLGESTVRRGLMTEEQRDRLYAALTEAAERGALHMSVTMFAVVAHRPV; encoded by the coding sequence ATGGGGGAAACACCGCACGCACGGCCCACCTCGGAGTTTCACGCACGCAACTTCTCCACGGCTGACGTCGGACGTCTCGTGGCCGGTCTGGACGCCCAGGACGGGGCCGACGGCGTACGACGGCTGCGTGCCTGGGCGCAGAACGCGCTGGACCCGCGTCCGGGCGAACATGTGATCGACGTCGGCAGTGGTACGGGCTCGCAGACCCTGGTCCTGGCGGCGGCTGTCGGCCCGTCCGGCGACGCGGTGGGCATCGAGGCGAACCCGGCACTGCGCGAGGTCGCCGAGCAGCGGGCGGCGGCGGCCGGCAGCACGTCCCGCTTCCTGGACGGCGACGCGCTCGCCCTCCCCCTGCCGGACGCCACGGTGGACGTGGTCTGGTGCGAGCGGGTCCTGCAGCACCTGTCCGAGCCGGACAAGGCCGTCGGTGAGATCGCGCGGGTCCTGCGCCCCGGCGGACGCGTGGTGCTCATCGACTCGGACTGGGCGACCGCCCTCCTGCACCCCGGTGACCCCGACGCGGTGGCCGCCCTCATGGCGGGAACCCTCGCCGCGGCGGCCAACCCGCACTCCGGACGCCGGCTCCCGGATCAGTTGTCCGCCGCGGGGCTGGTCATCGACGACCGGGGCTCGCAGGCGCTGCTCCAGGACAACACGGCGGTGCCCTGGCCCCTGGTGCGCATGCTGGGCGAGTCGACCGTGCGGCGCGGACTGATGACCGAGGAGCAGCGCGACCGCCTCTACGCGGCGCTGACCGAGGCCGCGGAGCGGGGCGCGCTGCACATGTCGGTGACGATGTTCGCCGTGGTCGCGCACCGCCCTGTCTGA
- a CDS encoding DUF6479 family protein, with translation MNTAEAADAGQVLAASSNVLNVIAAFAGGLIVVALLIWAVRLGVKAKEAELPPPRPDEQPTLPETGPVHEEREMREPNEVPHTSEDSDRLDPHNLDASGTKRGDDQTRPRWSPGSRGSFGSGGSGRK, from the coding sequence ATGAACACGGCAGAAGCAGCAGACGCGGGACAGGTGCTCGCCGCATCGAGCAACGTACTCAATGTGATCGCCGCCTTCGCCGGTGGCCTGATCGTGGTGGCCCTGCTGATCTGGGCCGTCCGGCTGGGAGTGAAGGCCAAGGAGGCGGAACTGCCCCCGCCCAGGCCGGACGAGCAGCCCACGCTGCCGGAGACCGGGCCGGTGCACGAGGAGCGGGAGATGCGCGAGCCCAACGAGGTGCCGCACACCTCCGAGGACAGTGACCGGCTCGATCCGCACAACCTCGATGCCTCCGGCACGAAGCGCGGCGACGACCAGACCCGCCCGCGCTGGTCGCCCGGCAGCAGAGGCTCCTTCGGCAGCGGAGGCTCGGGCCGGAAGTGA
- a CDS encoding L-threonylcarbamoyladenylate synthase, translating to MARYFDVHPDNPQPRTISQVADSIRSGALIAYPTDSCFALGCQLGSRDGIDRIRSIRQLDDRHHFTLVCQNFAQLGQFVQVDNDVFRAVKASTPGSYTFILPATREVPRKLLHPKKKTVGVRIPDHTVVQALLAELGEPLLSSTLLLPDEKEPLTQGWEIKERLDHVVDAVVDSGDCGTEPTTVIDFSSGEAEIVRRGAGDTSRFE from the coding sequence ATGGCAAGGTACTTCGACGTCCATCCCGACAACCCGCAGCCCCGCACGATCAGCCAGGTCGCCGACAGCATCCGCTCCGGCGCGCTGATCGCGTACCCGACGGACTCCTGCTTCGCGCTGGGGTGCCAGCTCGGCAGCCGTGACGGCATCGACCGCATCCGGTCGATCCGGCAGCTCGACGACCGTCACCACTTCACCCTCGTGTGCCAGAACTTCGCGCAGCTCGGCCAGTTCGTACAGGTCGACAACGACGTGTTCCGGGCCGTGAAGGCGTCCACGCCGGGCAGCTACACGTTCATTCTCCCGGCGACGCGCGAGGTGCCGCGCAAGCTGCTGCATCCGAAGAAGAAGACCGTCGGCGTGCGCATCCCCGACCACACGGTCGTGCAGGCCCTGCTGGCCGAACTGGGCGAGCCCCTGCTGTCCAGCACCCTGCTGCTCCCCGACGAGAAGGAGCCGCTGACGCAGGGCTGGGAGATCAAGGAGCGGCTCGACCACGTCGTGGACGCGGTCGTCGACTCCGGGGACTGCGGCACGGAGCCCACGACGGTCATCGACTTCTCCAGCGGCGAGGCCGAGATCGTGCGCCGGGGCGCGGGAGACACGTCACGGTTCGAGTGA
- a CDS encoding DUF2264 domain-containing protein, whose product MSSTTRISSGGIPFPFPPEERESSPYTGYTRAHWEAVADGLLAAAWRWSTPGGALLDLPGAPSRSGVRSDGLEGYARTFLAAAFRVAGAGGDDPHGWLDRYAQGLTAGTLTPGRADTESWPLILDHDVQGQPMVESASVALGLRLTAPWLWKRLDSAVQDRAEHWLRGSLRHSPAPNNWYLFPYTVAGFLESVGRGDAETARARERALELMETWYRGDGWYADGDGRAFDHYNGWALHLYPVLDAHLGDDRELSALYGPRLREHLDGFALMFGGDGAPIHFGRSLSYRFAASAAVGLGALTGHTPLTPGTSRRLISGSLRHFLDRGALTGDGLLTLGWHGPHQATLQTYSGPASPYWASKAFVSLLAPADAPLWTAREEPAPVEEGDRVLALPAPGLLVQSTRADGIVRLHNHGSDHVRPHEGETAAEDDPHYGRQAYSTHSGPTALANIADNHLSVEMDGRGSVRRRIHPLGAGHGDGWGWAASWHRPVFTAGPPMVPGLKVESVTVVRGRHELRVHRVIGAPAGAHVTHTGWATGPEEEATSALHGLYGWTPDAAEARAPQGTAYTRWALVPRLTGETSGTSLHVALAVLTADPEPVVPERVVAGVEVTDAAVEVRWTEDGTRTTITFEPLTVRHGRQAR is encoded by the coding sequence ATGAGCAGCACGACCCGTATCAGCAGTGGGGGCATCCCGTTCCCCTTCCCGCCCGAGGAACGCGAGTCGAGTCCGTACACCGGCTACACCCGTGCCCACTGGGAGGCCGTGGCGGACGGGTTGCTGGCTGCCGCCTGGCGCTGGAGCACCCCCGGTGGCGCCCTGCTCGACCTGCCCGGCGCCCCGTCGCGCTCGGGTGTGCGCTCCGACGGCCTCGAAGGCTATGCCCGCACCTTCCTCGCCGCCGCCTTCCGCGTCGCGGGAGCGGGCGGAGACGACCCGCACGGCTGGCTCGACCGGTACGCCCAGGGCCTCACGGCGGGCACCCTCACGCCCGGCCGCGCGGACACCGAGTCCTGGCCGCTCATCCTCGACCACGACGTGCAGGGCCAGCCGATGGTCGAGTCGGCCTCCGTGGCCCTCGGCCTCAGGCTGACGGCACCCTGGCTGTGGAAACGGCTCGACTCCGCCGTACAGGACCGGGCGGAGCACTGGCTGCGCGGCTCGCTGCGGCACTCGCCCGCGCCGAACAACTGGTACCTCTTCCCGTACACCGTCGCCGGTTTCCTGGAGTCCGTGGGGCGCGGCGACGCGGAGACGGCCAGGGCTCGTGAGCGGGCGCTGGAGCTGATGGAGACCTGGTACCGGGGCGACGGCTGGTACGCGGACGGTGACGGCCGGGCGTTCGACCACTACAACGGCTGGGCCCTGCACCTGTACCCGGTCCTCGACGCCCACCTCGGCGACGACCGGGAACTGTCCGCCCTGTACGGCCCCCGTCTGCGCGAACACCTCGACGGCTTCGCCCTGATGTTCGGCGGAGACGGCGCCCCGATCCACTTCGGCCGCTCACTGTCGTACCGCTTCGCCGCCTCCGCAGCCGTCGGCCTCGGCGCCCTCACCGGCCACACCCCGCTCACCCCGGGCACGAGCCGCCGTCTGATCAGCGGCAGCCTCCGCCACTTCCTGGACCGGGGCGCCCTGACCGGGGACGGCCTCCTGACCCTCGGCTGGCACGGCCCGCACCAGGCCACCTTGCAGACCTATTCGGGTCCGGCGTCCCCGTACTGGGCCTCGAAGGCCTTCGTCTCCCTGCTCGCCCCCGCCGACGCCCCGCTGTGGACGGCCCGGGAGGAGCCCGCGCCCGTCGAGGAGGGCGACCGGGTGCTCGCGCTGCCCGCACCGGGGCTGCTGGTGCAGTCGACCCGCGCGGACGGGATCGTACGACTGCACAACCACGGCAGCGACCACGTCCGCCCGCACGAGGGCGAGACGGCGGCCGAGGACGACCCGCACTACGGCCGCCAGGCCTACTCGACTCACTCCGGTCCGACCGCCCTCGCCAACATCGCCGACAATCATCTCTCCGTGGAGATGGACGGCCGGGGCAGTGTGCGCCGCCGTATCCACCCGCTGGGCGCGGGCCACGGGGACGGCTGGGGCTGGGCAGCCTCCTGGCACCGCCCCGTCTTCACCGCCGGGCCGCCCATGGTGCCCGGGCTGAAGGTGGAGAGCGTCACCGTGGTACGAGGCCGCCACGAACTGCGCGTCCACCGTGTGATCGGAGCCCCGGCCGGCGCCCACGTCACGCACACGGGCTGGGCGACGGGTCCCGAGGAGGAGGCGACGTCGGCACTGCACGGCCTGTACGGGTGGACGCCCGACGCGGCGGAGGCACGGGCCCCGCAGGGCACCGCCTACACCCGCTGGGCCCTCGTCCCCCGACTGACCGGTGAGACGTCCGGTACCTCACTGCACGTGGCCCTGGCAGTCCTCACGGCCGACCCGGAACCCGTCGTACCCGAGCGGGTCGTCGCCGGTGTGGAGGTGACCGACGCTGCGGTCGAGGTGCGGTGGACCGAGGACGGCACCCGAACGACGATCACCTTCGAGCCCTTGACCGTGCGGCACGGCCGGCAGGCGCGCTGA